A single genomic interval of Terriglobia bacterium harbors:
- a CDS encoding ABC transporter permease, with the protein MHEELRFHLACQIKDNIKAGMNPLEARRAALRDFGGVDQTKEECRESRGFRLFDESRQDLRYALRQLIHNPGFTILAVLVLAFGIGANTAVVSIIDQLVFRPLTVLQPKQLAIIPSSSCLDYIDLKNDNQVFSGGAAVDVFGFDLWDSDLSENLSGKAISANFFDVLGLKMAAGRAFVPEEDQLHGNHSATIISYRLWQRMFGANPAAVGQTMRLNGELLTIVGVAPRSPSENCLISIDRRAREIYLMFHGKNISFLLSGAAPAAAAEPA; encoded by the coding sequence ATGCATGAAGAGCTGCGCTTTCATCTCGCCTGTCAAATCAAAGACAACATCAAAGCCGGTATGAATCCACTTGAAGCCCGCAGAGCAGCCTTGCGTGATTTTGGCGGCGTTGATCAGACAAAGGAAGAGTGTCGCGAATCTCGCGGCTTCCGCCTCTTTGATGAATCGCGGCAGGATTTGCGTTATGCGCTGCGCCAGTTGATTCACAATCCTGGATTCACAATTCTAGCAGTGCTGGTGCTGGCGTTTGGGATTGGCGCCAATACCGCTGTCGTCAGCATCATCGACCAGCTCGTTTTTCGTCCCTTGACTGTCCTCCAGCCGAAGCAGCTGGCGATCATTCCTTCTTCATCCTGCCTGGACTATATCGACCTCAAGAATGACAATCAGGTCTTTTCCGGAGGAGCAGCCGTTGACGTGTTTGGATTCGATTTATGGGATTCAGATCTATCGGAAAATCTGTCGGGGAAGGCGATCTCGGCGAACTTCTTTGATGTGCTGGGGCTCAAAATGGCTGCGGGCCGTGCATTCGTACCTGAGGAGGATCAGTTGCACGGAAATCATTCGGCCACGATAATCAGCTATCGCCTCTGGCAGCGCATGTTTGGAGCCAATCCGGCGGCTGTTGGGCAAACGATGAGGCTCAACGGCGAACTGCTCACCATCGTAGGAGTCGCTCCTAGGAGTCCGTCCGAGAATTGTCTGATTTCTATTGATCGGCGGGCTCGAGAAATTTACCTTATGTTCCATGGCAAAAACATATCGTTCCTACTGTCCGGAGCAGCTCCTGCTGCTGCCGCCGAGCCTGCGTGA
- a CDS encoding PadR family transcriptional regulator, protein MAEQHDPDLLQGTLDMLILKTVALEPIHGYGISLRIQQVTKDVLRVRQGSLYPALYRLERKGWIEYEWGASENSRRAKYYRLTKEGRRRLANETESWERLSAAVNCVLETP, encoded by the coding sequence ATGGCCGAACAGCACGACCCGGATCTTTTGCAGGGAACTCTCGATATGCTCATTCTTAAAACCGTTGCTTTGGAACCGATCCATGGCTACGGCATTTCCCTGCGCATTCAGCAGGTTACAAAAGACGTTTTGCGAGTTCGCCAGGGCTCACTCTATCCCGCTTTGTATCGCCTCGAGCGGAAAGGCTGGATCGAATATGAATGGGGCGCTTCGGAAAACAGCCGGCGAGCAAAGTATTATCGTTTGACCAAAGAAGGGCGCAGGCGGCTTGCAAATGAAACGGAGAGCTGGGAACGGCTGTCTGCGGCAGTAAATTGTGTACTCGAAACTCCATAA